From uncultured Draconibacterium sp.:
CAGCAACAGGCTTAAGTTTATTAATCATGTTAATAAACTCAACGGCATTGTCTTTGATTTTATCAGCTGAGAAAGAAGCTTTCCCAATTGTTGTATGAACAATACCAAATTTATCAACTTTAAAGTCGATTTTACCTTGCTTAACTTCGGAGATAGCTTTACCAACTTCCATAGTTACGGTACCACTTTTTGGGTTTGGCATTAAACCACGAGGACCTAAAATACGTCCTAACTGCCCAACTTTTCCCATAACCGGAGGCATCGTGATGATAACATCAACGTCTGTCCAGCCACCTTTTATTTTCTCAACGTATTCGTCAAGACCTACATAGTCTGCTCCGGCATCTTTGGCTTCCTGCTCTTTGTCAGGAGTAACCATTGCCAAAACACGTACTTCTTTACCTGTTCCATGGGGTAACGAAACTACGCCCCTAACCATCTGGTTAGCTTTTCTCGGGTCAACTCCAAGTCGTACATCAATATCAACCGAAGCATCAAATTTGGTAAAAGTAATTTCTTTAACCAATTGAGCTGCCTCTTCGATAGAGTATGCTTTTCCTTTTTCGAGTTTTTCCAAAGACGCTTTTTGATTTTTCGTAATTCTGCCCATCGTAAAAGATATTTTTAGTTATTGAATGGTGAATCACCTTTAACTCTGATTCCCATACTTCTGGCAGTTCCAGCTACCATTTTCATTGCTGATTCCACTGTAAAGCAGTTCAGGTCAGACATTTTGCCTTCGGCAATTTGTTTCACCTGATCCCAGGTTACCGCGCCCACTTTTTTAATGTGTGGTTCGGGCGACCCGCTTTTCAGTTTCGCAGCGTCTAGTAATTGAACAGCCACAGGAGGTTGTTTAATTATGAAGTCAAAAGACTTGTCTGCATAAACAGTTATAATAACAGGAAGTACTTTTCCTGCCTGGTCTTGTGTACGACCATTAAACTGTTTACAGAACTGCATAATGTTTACCCCTTTGGCACCCAATGCTGGTCCCACCGGTGGTGACGGATTAGCGGCACCACCCTTGATCTGTAATTTAATTAATCCAGCAACTTCTTTCGCCATAACAATAAATTAAAGCGTTACTATTCCTTTTCAACTTGCATAAAGCTAAGTTCCAAAGGAGTTTTACGTCCAAAAATCTTCACCATTACCTGCAGCTTCTTCTTCTCCTCATTGATTTCTTCAATGGTTCCGTTAAAGCCGTTAAATGGTCCGTCGATTACTTTTACAGTTTCTCCTACCACATAAGGGATATTGATTTCTTCGTCGGTTTCTGCCAATTCATCAACACGACCCAAAATCCTGTTTACCTCGCTTTGCCGCATCGGTACCGGATCTCCACCTTTGGTGTCGCCTAAAAATCCGATTACGTTAGGAAAATTCCTTAGTGTGTGTGCAACTTCACCCACTAATGCAGCTTCGATTAAAACATACCCCGGGAAAAAGTTTCGCTCCTTACTGATTTTTTTACCATTTCGGATCTGATAAACTTTTTCGGTTGGTATTAGAACCTGATCTACATACCCTTTCAGGTCTCCTACTGCGATTT
This genomic window contains:
- the rplA gene encoding 50S ribosomal protein L1, with product MGRITKNQKASLEKLEKGKAYSIEEAAQLVKEITFTKFDASVDIDVRLGVDPRKANQMVRGVVSLPHGTGKEVRVLAMVTPDKEQEAKDAGADYVGLDEYVEKIKGGWTDVDVIITMPPVMGKVGQLGRILGPRGLMPNPKSGTVTMEVGKAISEVKQGKIDFKVDKFGIVHTTIGKASFSADKIKDNAVEFINMINKLKPVAAKGTYIKSIYLSSTMSPGIQVEAKSFAE
- the rplK gene encoding 50S ribosomal protein L11, with the translated sequence MAKEVAGLIKLQIKGGAANPSPPVGPALGAKGVNIMQFCKQFNGRTQDQAGKVLPVIITVYADKSFDFIIKQPPVAVQLLDAAKLKSGSPEPHIKKVGAVTWDQVKQIAEGKMSDLNCFTVESAMKMVAGTARSMGIRVKGDSPFNN
- the nusG gene encoding transcription termination/antitermination protein NusG yields the protein MSENSKKWYVLRAIGGKEKKVKEYIDNEIAVGDLKGYVDQVLIPTEKVYQIRNGKKISKERNFFPGYVLIEAALVGEVAHTLRNFPNVIGFLGDTKGGDPVPMRQSEVNRILGRVDELAETDEEINIPYVVGETVKVIDGPFNGFNGTIEEINEEKKKLQVMVKIFGRKTPLELSFMQVEKE